The following proteins are encoded in a genomic region of Bosea beijingensis:
- a CDS encoding ATP-dependent helicase produces the protein MNAIAPISYLDTLNPAQRRAVIHGVGSVATSPLLVIAGAGSGKTNTLAHRVAHLMVSGADPRRILLMTFSRRAASEMAKRVERIAGKVLGDGAGVLADALTWAGTFHGIGARLLRDYADQLGLDSAFTIHDREDSADQMNLVRHELGFSKTEARFPTKGTCLAIYSRCVNAELPIEDVLGRSYPWCVAWAVELKELFAAYVEAKQNQNVLDYDDLLLYWAQAVTDPDIAADIGGRFDHVMVDEYQDTNRLQSSILLALKPDGRGLTVVGDDAQSIYSFRAATVRNILDFPAAFVPPAEVITLDQNYRSTSAILSAANAVIDLAAERFTKNLWTDRATGSRPQLVHVRDEADQARFIAEKVLENREGGSTLKQQAVLFRASHHSGPLEIELTRRNIPFVKFGGLKFLDSAHIKDLLALLRFVENPRDKVAGFRVLQLLPGVGPTSAQRIIEHMAQASAPMEALETAPAPPRAGDDWTSFVAAVCELHGGATGWPAEIERARRWYEPHLERIHEDASTRQADLVQLEQIAGGYPSRERFLTELTLDPPDATSDQAGVPHLDEDYLILSTIHSAKGQEWKSVFVMNTVDGCIPIDLGAGSRDEIEEERRLLYVAMTRAKDDLHLVVPQRFFTHGQSATGDRHVYANRTRFIPNALLGQFERMAWPIAAAEPSRSPPGRPKVDVRAKMRGMWR, from the coding sequence ATGAACGCCATCGCCCCGATCAGCTATCTCGACACGCTCAATCCGGCGCAGCGTCGCGCCGTCATCCATGGCGTCGGCTCGGTGGCTACGTCCCCGTTGCTCGTCATCGCAGGCGCGGGTTCCGGCAAGACGAACACGCTGGCCCACCGCGTCGCTCATCTCATGGTCAGCGGCGCCGATCCGCGGCGGATCCTGCTGATGACCTTTTCGCGCCGCGCCGCGTCCGAGATGGCGAAACGCGTCGAACGGATCGCGGGTAAGGTGTTGGGCGATGGCGCCGGCGTCCTTGCCGACGCCCTGACGTGGGCGGGCACATTCCACGGCATCGGCGCGCGGCTTCTGCGCGACTACGCCGATCAGCTAGGCCTTGATTCCGCTTTCACGATCCATGACCGGGAGGACTCGGCCGACCAGATGAACCTGGTCCGGCACGAGCTCGGCTTCTCCAAGACCGAGGCGAGGTTCCCAACCAAAGGCACCTGCCTGGCGATCTATTCCCGCTGCGTGAATGCGGAACTGCCGATCGAGGACGTGCTTGGCCGGTCCTATCCGTGGTGCGTCGCCTGGGCGGTCGAGCTCAAGGAGCTCTTCGCCGCCTATGTCGAGGCCAAGCAGAACCAGAACGTGCTCGATTATGACGACCTGCTGCTCTACTGGGCGCAGGCCGTCACGGACCCGGATATCGCAGCGGACATCGGCGGTCGCTTCGATCACGTCATGGTCGACGAGTACCAGGACACCAACCGGCTGCAGTCCTCGATCCTGCTCGCGCTCAAGCCCGATGGCCGTGGCCTCACTGTGGTCGGTGACGATGCCCAATCGATCTATTCGTTTCGGGCCGCAACCGTCCGCAACATCCTCGACTTCCCCGCAGCCTTCGTGCCGCCGGCCGAGGTCATCACGCTCGACCAGAACTACCGCTCGACCAGCGCCATCCTCTCGGCGGCGAATGCGGTCATCGACCTGGCCGCGGAGCGCTTCACCAAGAATCTCTGGACGGATCGCGCCACCGGATCGCGGCCGCAGCTCGTGCATGTTCGTGACGAAGCCGACCAGGCCCGCTTCATCGCCGAGAAGGTGCTGGAGAACCGCGAAGGTGGCTCGACACTGAAGCAGCAGGCCGTGCTGTTCCGCGCGTCGCATCACAGCGGCCCGCTCGAAATCGAGCTGACGCGCCGGAACATCCCCTTCGTGAAGTTCGGCGGGCTGAAATTCCTCGACAGCGCCCACATCAAGGATCTGCTGGCGCTGCTGCGCTTCGTCGAGAACCCGCGCGATAAGGTCGCGGGCTTCCGGGTTCTGCAGCTGCTCCCGGGGGTCGGGCCGACCTCAGCACAGCGCATCATCGAGCATATGGCGCAGGCTTCGGCGCCCATGGAGGCGCTGGAGACCGCTCCGGCTCCGCCGCGGGCCGGCGACGACTGGACCTCGTTTGTCGCTGCGGTCTGCGAGCTCCATGGCGGCGCCACTGGCTGGCCGGCCGAGATCGAACGGGCCCGCCGCTGGTATGAACCTCATCTGGAGCGCATCCATGAGGACGCCAGCACGCGGCAGGCGGATCTGGTGCAGCTCGAACAGATCGCGGGCGGATACCCGTCGCGCGAGCGCTTTCTGACCGAGTTGACGCTCGACCCGCCGGACGCGACCAGCGACCAGGCTGGCGTGCCGCATCTCGACGAGGACTATTTGATCCTGTCGACGATTCATTCGGCCAAGGGCCAGGAGTGGAAGTCGGTCTTCGTCATGAACACGGTCGATGGCTGCATCCCGATCGACCTGGGCGCCGGCAGCCGGGATGAGATCGAGGAGGAGCGTCGGCTCCTCTATGTCGCCATGACGCGCGCCAAGGACGATCTGCATCTCGTGGTGCCTCAGCGCTTTTTCACGCACGGCCAGTCGGCGACGGGCGATCGGCATGTCTATGCCAACCGGACCCGCTTCATCCCCAATGCGCTTCTGGGCCAGTTCGAACGCATGGCCTGGCCCATCGCAGCGGCCGAGCCCTCGCGGTCACCGCCAGGCAGGCCCAAGGTCGATGTCCGGGCCAAGATGCGGGGCATGTGGCGATGA
- a CDS encoding SOS response-associated peptidase: protein MCNLYSHTRNVEAMRKLFAKFDVAAQVVPQPGIFPDYSAPVIRNPVGGGMPELVMARWGMPSPFFVIEKAAKQRADKLALKGKPVDMAELIRLEPSAGNTNIRDTKYRHWQRFLGVENRCLVPFTSFSEFNKDAGGDIWFAFGQERPTAFFAGVWTPQWRSVRKVKEGEVTADLYAFLTTDPNAEVKAIHPKAMPVILTTPEECEAWMTAPWDQAFALQRPLPGGSLEIVARGVKKDGELDDLSP from the coding sequence ATGTGCAATCTTTATAGCCACACGCGCAACGTCGAGGCCATGCGCAAGCTGTTTGCGAAGTTCGATGTCGCGGCGCAGGTCGTGCCGCAGCCGGGGATCTTTCCTGACTACTCCGCGCCGGTGATCCGCAACCCGGTCGGCGGCGGCATGCCGGAGCTTGTCATGGCGCGCTGGGGCATGCCGTCGCCGTTCTTCGTTATCGAAAAGGCGGCGAAGCAGCGGGCAGACAAGCTCGCCCTGAAAGGCAAGCCAGTCGACATGGCCGAGTTGATCCGCTTGGAGCCGAGCGCGGGCAACACGAACATTCGCGATACCAAATACAGGCACTGGCAGAGGTTTCTGGGCGTTGAGAATCGTTGTCTGGTGCCGTTCACATCCTTCTCGGAATTCAACAAGGATGCCGGCGGTGACATCTGGTTCGCTTTCGGGCAGGAGCGGCCGACGGCCTTCTTCGCCGGGGTGTGGACGCCACAATGGCGCAGCGTCAGGAAGGTCAAAGAGGGTGAGGTGACGGCGGATCTCTACGCCTTCCTCACCACCGATCCGAATGCCGAGGTCAAAGCGATCCATCCGAAGGCGATGCCGGTGATCCTGACGACACCGGAAGAGTGCGAGGCCTGGATGACAGCGCCTTGGGACCAGGCATTCGCGCTGCAAAGACCTTTGCCGGGCGGCTCGCTGGAGATTGTGGCGCGCGGTGTAAAGAAGGACGGTGAGCTCGATGATCTGAGCCCTTAA
- a CDS encoding amino acid ABC transporter permease has product MTDATTENAPFAFVRKETLEQEPAPLSVAGPLAWIRANLFSSPLNIILTLLCVWLVIDTVPGMVRFYFLDAVWTGTNRDACLADKVGRPVGACWAYIADRTQYFIYGSYPVTERWRVNIVFVMFALGVVWLLWNKMPLKKVGFFFFFVILPASAFILLLGGSRAESFLRFLILVTFALAVLYLVLSFAPGLMKFWIGEGQLAVEQAMPAWQRFYRPKRLILISLVVFGLLAILADKVGLPRVDTGLWGGMTVTFLISAVGIVFSLPLGVLLALGRRSKLPAIQLLSVIFIEFVRGVPLITVLFMANTMLPLFVPQEWSPDRLLRPLIGVALFAAAYMAEVVRGGLQAMPKGQYEGAMSLGLGYWQMMRLIILPQALRIVIPGIVNTFIGLFKDTTLVTIVGIFDFLRTIEATLIDPTWATPTTRSTGYAFAAIFYFLCCWGMSRYSIAVEKRLAAGQKR; this is encoded by the coding sequence ATGACCGACGCAACAACCGAAAACGCCCCCTTCGCCTTCGTCCGCAAGGAGACGCTGGAGCAGGAGCCGGCGCCGCTTTCCGTCGCCGGCCCGCTGGCCTGGATCCGGGCGAACCTGTTCTCGAGCCCGCTCAATATCATCCTGACGCTGCTCTGCGTCTGGCTGGTCATCGACACGGTTCCGGGAATGGTCCGCTTCTACTTCCTCGATGCGGTCTGGACCGGCACGAACCGCGACGCGTGCCTTGCCGACAAGGTCGGTCGGCCGGTCGGGGCCTGCTGGGCGTACATCGCTGATCGTACCCAATACTTCATCTACGGCTCCTATCCGGTGACGGAGCGCTGGCGCGTCAATATCGTCTTCGTGATGTTCGCGCTCGGCGTGGTCTGGCTGCTCTGGAACAAGATGCCGCTCAAGAAGGTCGGCTTCTTCTTCTTCTTCGTCATCCTGCCGGCGAGCGCCTTCATCCTGTTGCTGGGCGGCTCGCGCGCCGAGAGCTTCCTGCGCTTCCTGATCCTCGTCACCTTCGCGCTGGCTGTGCTCTATCTGGTGCTTTCCTTCGCGCCGGGGCTGATGAAGTTCTGGATCGGCGAGGGGCAGCTCGCGGTCGAGCAGGCGATGCCGGCCTGGCAGCGCTTCTATCGGCCCAAGCGCCTGATCCTGATCTCGCTCGTTGTCTTTGGCCTGCTGGCGATCCTCGCCGACAAGGTCGGTTTGCCGCGCGTCGATACCGGCCTTTGGGGCGGCATGACGGTGACCTTCCTGATCTCGGCGGTCGGCATCGTCTTCTCGCTGCCGCTCGGCGTGCTGCTCGCGCTCGGCCGCCGCTCCAAGCTGCCGGCGATCCAGTTGCTCTCGGTGATCTTCATCGAGTTCGTGCGTGGCGTGCCGCTGATCACGGTGCTGTTCATGGCCAACACCATGCTGCCGCTCTTCGTGCCGCAGGAATGGTCGCCGGACCGCTTGCTGCGTCCGCTGATCGGCGTCGCGCTCTTCGCCGCCGCCTATATGGCGGAGGTGGTGCGTGGCGGCCTGCAGGCTATGCCGAAGGGCCAGTACGAGGGCGCGATGTCGCTCGGCCTGGGCTACTGGCAGATGATGCGCCTGATCATCCTGCCGCAGGCCCTGCGCATCGTGATCCCCGGCATCGTCAACACCTTCATCGGGTTGTTCAAGGATACGACGCTGGTCACCATCGTCGGCATCTTCGACTTCCTGCGCACCATCGAGGCGACGCTCATCGATCCGACCTGGGCGACGCCCACGACACGGTCGACAGGCTACGCTTTCGCCGCCATCTTCTATTTCCTGTGCTGCTGGGGAATGTCGCGCTATTCGATCGCGGTCGAAAAGCGCCTCGCCGCCGGCCAAAAACGTTGA
- a CDS encoding amino acid ABC transporter permease, with protein sequence MSSIPTEQVTPGKASLFYDPKIRGYVYQIALVAIVAFLIWSAASNAIENLRAQKIASGFGFWHNAAGFDINQKLIPFSASGGSTYGDAFIVGLLNTLLVAGLGIIFATFLGFFVGVARLSNNWVISKLAMIYVEVIRNIPLLLQLFFWYNAVLKPLPNPRQSIELPAGALLNNRGLYLPDPHLGPGGSLIVWAFVIGIVATLVFRSWAHKQQAATGRQYPIGWVALAMIVVVPALIYFVLGRPVTFVYPELAGFNLRGGIQIFPEFVALLIGLTTYTAGFIAEVVRAGILAVSKGQTEAAHALGLRNGPTLKLVVIPQAMRVIIPPLTSNYLNLTKNSSLAVAIGYPDLVQVFTGTVLNQTGQAVEVVAITMAVYLTISLVTSLFMNIYNKRMALVER encoded by the coding sequence GTGTCGAGCATTCCCACCGAACAGGTAACACCCGGCAAGGCGTCGTTATTCTACGACCCGAAGATCCGGGGCTATGTCTATCAGATCGCTTTGGTGGCGATCGTCGCCTTCCTGATCTGGTCGGCGGCATCGAACGCGATCGAGAACCTGCGCGCGCAGAAGATCGCCTCCGGCTTTGGCTTCTGGCACAACGCGGCCGGCTTCGACATCAACCAGAAGCTGATCCCGTTCTCGGCTTCCGGCGGCTCGACCTATGGCGACGCCTTCATCGTCGGCCTGCTCAACACGCTGCTCGTCGCAGGGCTGGGCATCATCTTCGCGACCTTCCTTGGCTTCTTCGTCGGCGTTGCCCGGCTCTCGAACAACTGGGTCATCTCGAAGCTCGCGATGATCTATGTCGAGGTCATCCGCAACATCCCGCTGCTGCTCCAGCTCTTCTTCTGGTACAACGCGGTGCTGAAGCCGCTGCCGAACCCGCGCCAGTCGATCGAACTGCCGGCCGGGGCACTGCTCAACAACCGCGGCCTGTACCTTCCGGATCCGCATCTGGGCCCCGGCGGCAGCCTGATCGTCTGGGCTTTCGTGATCGGCATCGTCGCCACGCTCGTCTTCCGCTCCTGGGCTCACAAGCAGCAGGCGGCCACCGGCCGGCAGTATCCGATCGGCTGGGTCGCGCTCGCCATGATCGTGGTCGTGCCCGCGCTGATCTATTTCGTCCTGGGCCGGCCGGTCACCTTCGTCTATCCCGAGCTCGCAGGCTTCAACCTGCGCGGTGGCATCCAGATCTTCCCGGAATTCGTGGCGCTGTTGATCGGCCTGACCACCTATACGGCGGGCTTCATCGCCGAGGTCGTGCGCGCCGGCATCCTCGCGGTGTCGAAGGGGCAGACCGAGGCCGCCCATGCGCTGGGCCTGAGGAACGGGCCGACGCTGAAGCTCGTCGTCATCCCGCAGGCGATGCGCGTCATCATCCCGCCGTTGACGTCGAACTACCTCAACCTGACCAAGAACTCGTCGCTGGCGGTCGCGATCGGCTATCCCGATCTCGTCCAGGTCTTCACCGGCACGGTGCTGAACCAGACCGGCCAGGCGGTCGAGGTCGTGGCGATCACGATGGCGGTCTATCTGACGATCTCGCTGGTGACATCGCTGTTCATGAACATCTACAACAAGCGCATGGCGCTGGTGGAACGGTGA
- a CDS encoding amino acid ABC transporter substrate-binding protein, giving the protein MPPLFAMAFAAMASVAPGSGLAAPADGLLEQVRHRGAVVCGVAPALAGFSSPDSQGRWTGFDVDLCRAVAAAIFDDPGKVTFIPLLSKDRFTALQTGEVDLLSRTSTWSMARDTALGLNFTGINFYGGEGFMVRGKLGLTSALQLNGASVCAEQGTTTELNVADFFRSHGLKYEIVTFKGSEETVDAYASGRCDAYAYDRAGLAIQRMKLPAPQEHVILPETISKEPLGPAVRHGDDQWFDLVKWTLFAMLNAEEMGVGQSNVAAMRASERPDIRRLLGIEGDFGEALGLDRDWAYRILRHVGNYGESFERNLGRDSPLKIERGQNALWTRGGLQYAPPIR; this is encoded by the coding sequence ATGCCGCCCCTCTTCGCGATGGCATTCGCCGCCATGGCCTCCGTCGCGCCCGGTAGCGGCTTGGCTGCGCCGGCGGACGGCCTGCTGGAGCAGGTCAGGCATCGCGGCGCCGTCGTCTGCGGCGTGGCGCCTGCGCTGGCCGGTTTCTCCAGTCCCGACAGCCAGGGGCGCTGGACCGGCTTCGATGTCGATCTCTGCCGGGCGGTCGCCGCCGCGATCTTCGACGATCCCGGGAAGGTGACGTTCATCCCGCTCCTGTCGAAGGACCGCTTCACGGCACTGCAGACCGGCGAGGTCGATCTTCTGTCGCGGACCTCGACCTGGTCGATGGCGCGCGACACGGCGCTCGGCCTCAACTTCACCGGCATCAATTTCTACGGCGGCGAGGGCTTCATGGTCCGCGGCAAGCTCGGCTTGACCTCGGCCCTTCAACTGAATGGCGCCTCGGTTTGCGCCGAGCAGGGCACCACGACCGAACTCAACGTCGCCGATTTCTTCCGCAGCCACGGCTTGAAATACGAGATCGTCACCTTCAAGGGCAGCGAGGAGACCGTGGATGCCTATGCCAGCGGCCGCTGCGACGCCTATGCCTATGATCGCGCCGGCCTCGCGATCCAGCGGATGAAGCTCCCGGCGCCGCAGGAGCATGTCATCCTGCCGGAGACGATCTCGAAGGAGCCGCTCGGTCCCGCCGTCCGCCATGGCGACGACCAATGGTTCGATCTGGTCAAATGGACGCTCTTCGCCATGCTGAACGCCGAGGAGATGGGGGTCGGCCAGAGCAATGTCGCGGCGATGCGGGCCTCGGAGCGACCGGATATCCGTCGCCTGCTCGGCATCGAGGGCGATTTCGGCGAGGCGCTCGGCCTCGATCGCGATTGGGCCTATCGCATTCTGCGTCATGTCGGCAATTATGGTGAATCTTTCGAGAGAAACCTCGGACGGGACTCGCCTCTGAAGATCGAACGTGGCCAGAATGCGCTGTGGACGCGGGGCGGGCTGCAATACGCTCCGCCGATCCGCTGA
- a CDS encoding amino acid ABC transporter substrate-binding protein has protein sequence MKKFVAAALAAGIGMALSATGASAQATLAQVKQRGILNCGSNTGLAGFGVPDAQGNWKGLDVDVCRAISATIFNDPNKVKFIPLSAKDRFTALQSGEVDVLVRNSTWTMTRDASLGLLFTGVNYYDGQGFLVRKKLGVNSALQLNGASVCTQQGTTTELNLADYFRANNLKYEVVAFATSDETVKAYDAGRCDAFTTDASGLYAERLKLTNPDEHLVLPEIISKEPLGPSVRNNDPQWFNLIKWVHFAMLNAEELGVTQANVEQQLKSDNPEIKRLLGTEGKFGEQVGLTPDWVVRIVKHVGNYGESFERNVGQGSLLKIARGQNGLWTKGGLQYAPPVR, from the coding sequence ATGAAAAAGTTTGTTGCAGCCGCCCTTGCGGCCGGAATCGGCATGGCGCTGTCCGCGACCGGGGCTTCAGCTCAGGCGACGCTCGCGCAGGTCAAGCAGCGTGGCATCCTGAATTGCGGCTCGAACACCGGCCTTGCCGGCTTCGGCGTGCCGGATGCGCAGGGCAACTGGAAGGGGCTCGACGTCGATGTTTGCCGCGCCATCTCGGCGACGATCTTCAACGACCCCAACAAGGTGAAGTTCATACCGCTCTCGGCCAAGGACCGCTTCACGGCGCTCCAGTCGGGCGAAGTCGACGTGCTCGTGCGCAACTCGACCTGGACGATGACGCGCGACGCCTCGCTCGGCCTGCTCTTTACCGGCGTGAACTATTATGACGGCCAGGGCTTCCTGGTCCGCAAGAAGCTCGGCGTGAACTCGGCGCTGCAGCTCAACGGCGCCTCGGTCTGCACCCAGCAGGGCACCACGACCGAGCTCAACCTGGCCGACTACTTCCGCGCCAACAACCTCAAGTACGAAGTCGTGGCCTTCGCGACCTCGGACGAGACGGTCAAGGCTTACGATGCCGGCCGCTGCGACGCCTTCACCACCGACGCCTCGGGCCTCTATGCCGAGCGCCTGAAGCTGACGAACCCCGACGAGCATCTCGTCCTGCCGGAGATCATCTCGAAGGAGCCGCTCGGCCCCTCCGTCCGCAACAACGACCCGCAATGGTTCAACCTGATCAAGTGGGTCCACTTCGCCATGCTGAATGCCGAGGAGCTCGGCGTCACCCAGGCGAATGTCGAGCAGCAGCTCAAGTCCGACAATCCGGAGATCAAGCGTCTGCTCGGCACCGAAGGCAAGTTCGGCGAGCAGGTCGGCCTGACGCCGGACTGGGTCGTCCGCATCGTCAAGCATGTCGGCAATTACGGCGAATCCTTCGAGCGTAATGTGGGCCAGGGCTCGCTGCTCAAGATCGCCCGTGGCCAGAACGGTCTCTGGACCAAGGGCGGCCTGCAATACGCTCCGCCGGTTCGCTGA
- the metC gene encoding cystathionine beta-lyase, which yields MKKLTSPEFARLGERTRLALAGRDPTDSYGFVNPPIVRGSTVVYPNTEDFLVRKARYTYGTDGNPTIDALLAAANTIEGGAGVVVTPSGLMACTLAFLTVLSSGDHVLVTDSVYRPTRIFCDTFLKRMGVEVTYYDPLVGGDIAKLFKPNTRAVWTEAPGSQTFEMQDIPAIVAAARERDILVAMDNTWATPLFFDAHKFGVDLSVQAGTKYYAAHSDVLIGTVSARTPELYKKLRATWSQLGLIIAPEDAFLTLRGMRTMAIRLKEQMPAGIAMAEWLRDRPEVANVLHPALPGAPGHEIWKRDFTGASSLFTFELKPVSMKAVGAMLDGLTLFGIGASWGGYESLVLPFDCKDYRTATKPGFKGPTIRIHIGLEDIEDLKADLDAGFARLRAVG from the coding sequence ATGAAAAAGCTGACTTCGCCTGAATTTGCGCGCCTCGGCGAGCGCACCCGCCTGGCGCTTGCGGGCCGCGACCCCACCGATAGCTACGGCTTTGTCAATCCGCCTATCGTACGAGGCTCGACGGTCGTTTATCCCAACACCGAAGACTTCCTCGTGCGCAAGGCGCGCTACACCTATGGCACGGACGGCAACCCGACGATCGACGCATTGTTGGCCGCCGCCAACACGATCGAGGGCGGCGCCGGCGTCGTGGTGACGCCATCGGGGCTGATGGCCTGCACGCTCGCCTTCCTGACCGTACTCTCGTCCGGCGATCACGTTCTGGTGACGGACAGCGTCTACCGGCCGACGCGGATCTTCTGCGACACCTTCCTGAAGCGGATGGGGGTCGAGGTGACCTATTACGACCCGCTGGTCGGCGGCGACATCGCGAAGCTGTTCAAGCCGAACACCAGGGCCGTCTGGACCGAGGCACCGGGCTCGCAGACCTTCGAGATGCAGGACATCCCGGCGATCGTCGCCGCCGCACGCGAGCGCGACATTCTCGTTGCGATGGACAACACCTGGGCGACGCCGCTGTTCTTCGATGCCCACAAGTTCGGTGTCGACCTCTCGGTGCAGGCCGGCACCAAGTATTACGCCGCGCATTCCGACGTGCTGATCGGCACCGTCTCGGCCCGCACGCCGGAGCTCTACAAGAAACTGCGCGCGACCTGGAGCCAGCTCGGCCTGATCATCGCCCCGGAGGACGCCTTCCTGACGCTGCGCGGGATGCGCACGATGGCGATCCGCCTGAAGGAGCAGATGCCGGCCGGCATCGCCATGGCCGAATGGCTGCGCGATCGTCCCGAGGTCGCGAATGTCCTGCACCCCGCCCTGCCCGGCGCGCCCGGCCACGAGATCTGGAAGCGCGATTTCACCGGCGCCTCCTCGCTCTTCACCTTCGAACTGAAGCCGGTCTCGATGAAGGCCGTCGGCGCGATGCTGGACGGGCTGACACTGTTCGGCATCGGCGCGTCGTGGGGTGGCTACGAGAGCCTCGTCCTGCCCTTCGACTGCAAGGATTATCGCACCGCGACCAAGCCGGGGTTCAAGGGACCGACGATCCGCATCCATATCGGGCTGGAGGATATCGAGGACCTCAAGGCCGATCTCGATGCCGGCTTCGCGCGCTTGCGGGCGGTGGGCTAG
- the ppx gene encoding exopolyphosphatase, translating into MENRSPIRVPAPSRAEGDVKPELRHAPGRLALSHTLAIVDIGSNSVRLVVYEMLARAPSQVFNEKEMAGLGRQVASTGRLADDAIAKAINALVRFRILCEAMHVGEIRVIATAAARYASNGPEFIARAEEAIGQPIELISGGREAVLSGLGVISGFDNPDGVVGDLGGGSLELISVKDGAVGQGASVPLGGLALLDRSKGSLKAAEKIVKDELDKLPQLSAMRGRDFYAVGGTWRALATLHQHRAAYPLNVMHGYSVPTRDVADFVKLVERADISVLDAIDSVSSARRPLLAYGALVLDELIKRGRPREIIISAQGVREGLLHEQLSPEEQSADPLMQAARDYNLLRARDPRHAAELINWTRGILETAGLPQDEPSGRMIETVCLLSDIGWRAHPDYRGEQSMNVIAHAYFTGIDHVGRAFLALTIFHRYAGMKASSPAAAGLKTLLQPAVLARAMLIAAIFRVAYLLSAGMSGILPRIPAACVDNRLLLRFPNDLSALASERVEGRLKQLAKLLGRDFEIGRL; encoded by the coding sequence GTGGAAAATCGCTCTCCAATTCGAGTCCCCGCTCCCTCTCGCGCCGAGGGGGACGTAAAGCCTGAGCTCCGGCATGCGCCGGGGCGGCTGGCGCTGTCGCATACCCTCGCCATCGTCGATATCGGCTCGAACTCGGTCCGTCTCGTCGTCTACGAGATGCTGGCCCGCGCGCCGTCGCAGGTCTTCAACGAGAAGGAGATGGCGGGTCTCGGCCGGCAGGTCGCCTCGACCGGCCGCCTCGCCGACGATGCCATCGCCAAGGCGATCAACGCGCTGGTGCGCTTCCGCATCCTCTGCGAAGCGATGCATGTCGGCGAGATCCGCGTCATCGCCACCGCCGCCGCGCGCTATGCCAGCAACGGCCCGGAATTCATCGCACGCGCCGAGGAGGCGATCGGCCAGCCGATCGAGCTGATCTCGGGAGGGCGGGAGGCCGTGCTCTCCGGTCTCGGCGTGATCTCCGGCTTCGACAATCCGGATGGCGTCGTCGGCGACCTCGGCGGCGGCAGCCTGGAGCTGATCTCGGTCAAGGACGGCGCGGTAGGGCAGGGCGCCAGCGTCCCGCTCGGCGGCCTCGCCCTGCTCGATCGCTCGAAGGGCTCGCTCAAGGCGGCCGAGAAGATCGTCAAGGACGAGCTCGACAAGCTGCCGCAGCTTTCTGCCATGAGGGGCCGCGACTTCTACGCGGTCGGCGGCACCTGGCGCGCGCTTGCCACGCTTCATCAGCACCGCGCAGCTTACCCGCTGAACGTGATGCACGGCTACTCGGTGCCAACGCGCGACGTCGCCGATTTCGTCAAACTGGTCGAGCGGGCCGATATCTCGGTGCTCGACGCGATCGATTCGGTGTCATCGGCCCGGCGTCCGCTCCTGGCCTATGGCGCGCTGGTGCTCGACGAATTGATCAAGCGTGGCAGGCCGCGCGAGATCATCATCTCGGCCCAGGGCGTGCGCGAAGGCCTGCTGCACGAGCAGCTCTCGCCGGAGGAGCAGAGCGCCGATCCGCTGATGCAGGCCGCGCGCGACTACAACCTGCTGCGTGCCCGCGATCCGCGCCATGCGGCCGAACTGATCAATTGGACCCGCGGCATCCTGGAGACGGCCGGCCTGCCGCAGGACGAGCCCTCGGGCCGGATGATCGAGACCGTCTGCCTGCTTTCCGATATCGGCTGGCGCGCCCATCCCGATTATCGCGGCGAGCAGAGCATGAACGTCATCGCCCATGCCTATTTCACCGGCATCGACCATGTCGGTCGGGCCTTCCTGGCGCTGACGATCTTCCATCGCTATGCCGGGATGAAGGCGAGTTCTCCCGCCGCCGCCGGTCTGAAGACACTGCTGCAGCCGGCGGTCCTGGCACGGGCGATGCTGATCGCGGCGATCTTCCGCGTCGCCTATCTGCTCTCGGCCGGCATGTCCGGCATCCTGCCACGCATCCCGGCTGCTTGCGTCGACAACCGCCTGTTGCTGCGCTTCCCCAATGATCTCTCGGCGCTGGCGAGCGAGCGGGTCGAAGGGCGCCTCAAGCAGCTCGCGAAGCTGCTCGGCCGCGATTTCGAGATCGGAAGGCTCTGA